The nucleotide sequence AGATATTCTTTTAGATGATATTGATGCAGTTTATATGGCTGGAGCTTCAGGATTTTATGTTGATCCTATTAAATCCTTAAATATTGGACAAATTCCTCCTTCTTCTAGAGAGATTTTTCAAGTAGGAAATACATCTCTTGACATGGCTAAAGATATAGCTTTAGACCCAAATCTTTTAAATGAACTTCAAACAATAGCTGATAAAATGCGTAGTAATCATATAATGCTAGCTACATCTGAAACATTTGAAAAAATTTATTCTTTAGAACTTTCAGTTTATGAAGAAGGAATGCCATTTTGGTTATATAATCAATGGCTTGAAAAATATGGTTTTCAAACAATCCCTTCAAAAGAAAATGATCCAAAAATTCATCGTATATTTGAAAGAGATATACCTGAACTAGGTACAAACGGCTTATCTATAGTTGAAATAGGATTAACATTAGAAGCTCAATTTGAAGGATGCACTAAATGTTTAAATTGCATTAAGAATTGTCCTGAAAATGCACTTTCTATTGATGAAAATGGAAAAATTTTCCTTAGAACAGATAAATGTGCTGGTTTAGGATGTCAAAAATGTGTAATTGGTTGTCCTGAAAAAGTTTTTGATTATGGTAAATTTCTAAACTTATCTAAATCTAAATGAAAAATTTAATAATGTATAATTTAGTAATATATACTAATTTTTATATTATGATAAAATTTTAATATGATTATAGACTAATATTTAAAATAATAAATAATATTATATTTGATATTTAATAAAATAAGGAAGGTAATTTTGTGAATCTAAAAGAAAATCTTTTATCAGTACTTTCAGGGGAAAAAGTAGACTTTACACCAGTTGTTAGTGTAACACAATTGGCAATCACTGAAGCAATGGATAAAACTGGGGCAAGTTGGCCTGAAGCTCATAGTGATCCAGAAAAAATGGCAAAGTTAGGAAGCTCTTTATATGAACTTGCAGGTCTTGAATGTGCAAGAATCCCATTTTGTCTAACTATTGAAGCAGAAGCAATGGGTGCTCAAGTAGATCTTGGTGGTAGAGATAAACCTCCTCAAGTTTCAAGCTCTCCATTTTCTAGTGCAGATGATATTGATATTCCAGATGATTTTCTAGATAGTGGCCGCATTCCAACTGTTTTAAAAGCAGTTGAGATATTAAAAGAAAATTATGATGATCTTCCAATTATTGTTGGAATTACAGGTCCTTTTACTTTAACTGGACATTTAATTGGTGTTGAAAACATGGTTAGGTTATTAAAAACCGACCCTGATGAAATTGAAGATGCTGTTGAAAATTCTCTTGATGCTTGTATGGATTATGTAGAAGCCCTTAGTGAAGTTGAACCTGATGTTATTTGCGTTGCTGAACCAACTGCATCTCCTGAGTTAATAGATCCTTTACAATTTAAATCTATTGCTAAACCAAAGTTAGAAGATCTTGCAGGATTTATTAATGAAAAAAAAGTTCTTCATATCTGTGGATCAACTCAAAATATAATTCATGATATGGCTAGTATTGGCTATGATGGAATAAGTGTTGAAGAAAAAGTAGATATTGTTAAAGCAAAAGAAGAAATTGAAAGAAGCTCTTCACAAAGTGTAGGTGGGAAATGTTTACCTACAACTGGATCTTGCTCTTCTGTAATTCTTGGAAATATTTCTACTAGTCAAACTCTCTTTACTGGTTCTGTTGAAGATGTTAAAGATGAAGTTAAAAAAGCTTTAGATGATGGTATAGATATTTTAGCACCAAGTTGTGGTTTAGCTCCATTATCTCCAATTGCGAATATTAAAGCAATGGTAGAAGCTAGAAATGAATATTATGATATTTAATGAAAATTAGATAGAATTTTATTTGTTTTTATTTTTTTATTATTATTATTATTATTCTTATTATTCTTATTGTTGTTCTTGTTTTATTGA is from Methanobrevibacter sp. TMH8 and encodes:
- the mtaA gene encoding methylcobamide:CoM methyltransferase MtaA is translated as MNLKENLLSVLSGEKVDFTPVVSVTQLAITEAMDKTGASWPEAHSDPEKMAKLGSSLYELAGLECARIPFCLTIEAEAMGAQVDLGGRDKPPQVSSSPFSSADDIDIPDDFLDSGRIPTVLKAVEILKENYDDLPIIVGITGPFTLTGHLIGVENMVRLLKTDPDEIEDAVENSLDACMDYVEALSEVEPDVICVAEPTASPELIDPLQFKSIAKPKLEDLAGFINEKKVLHICGSTQNIIHDMASIGYDGISVEEKVDIVKAKEEIERSSSQSVGGKCLPTTGSCSSVILGNISTSQTLFTGSVEDVKDEVKKALDDGIDILAPSCGLAPLSPIANIKAMVEARNEYYDI